The Glycine soja cultivar W05 chromosome 3, ASM419377v2, whole genome shotgun sequence genome window below encodes:
- the LOC114406805 gene encoding zinc finger protein 8-like, protein MDNTEKETHDFMNVDSFSQLPFLRPAPPSKDKAAIRLFGHEFGDAHHSNPTHNSFIISNNNVSASEHTTNKDVNNNVENGESSRRFECHYCCRNFPTSQALGGHQNAHKRERQHAKRHLQSTLISDANAYSFMNYRFGSTAMSNYSYSSYPTWNSSNSSSAMLGNTGGTGRFYGNSYSQQLQTINGSPLGLWRIPTATNSTHSQSNPIFNRERSLQPLPLFSGEEMVNARIGHSGSQNRFGNYGSKPSVNDHVSLDLHL, encoded by the coding sequence ATGGACAACACTGAGAAAGAGACCCACGACTTCATGAACGTCGATTCTTTCTCCCAGCTCCCCTTCCTCCGCCCCGCACCACCCTCCAAAGACAAAGCCGCCATTCGCCTCTTCGGCCATGAATTCGGCGACGCGCACCACTCTAACCCTACCCACAACTCATTTATTATCTCCAACAACAACGTTAGCGCCTCCGAACATACCACCAACAAAGACGTCAACAACAACGTAGAAAACGGCGAGAGCAGCCGCAGATTCGAGTGCCATTATTGTTGCAGAAACTTCCCCACTTCCCAGGCCTTAGGCGGGCACCAAAACGCGCACAAACGAGAGCGCCAGCACGCGAAACGACACCTTCAAAGTACCCTGATCTCCGATGCAAACGCGTATAGCTTCATGAACTACAGGTTCGGTTCCACGGCAATGTCTAATTACTCTTACTCTTCTTATCCAACGTGGAACAGTTCCAACTCGTCAAGCGCTATGCTTGGGAACACTGGTGGAACTGGAAGGTTCTACGGAAACTCCTATTCTCAGCAACTTCAAACTATCAATGGAAGCCCTTTGGGTTTGTGGCGAATCCCCACCGCCACTAATAGTACTCATTCCCAAAGTAACCCTATTTTCAACCGCGAACGCTCGTTGCAACCTTTGCCTTTGTTTTCTGGCGAGGAAATGGTGAACGCGAGGATCGGGCACTCTGGTTCGCAGAACCGGTTTGGTAATTATGGTTCCAAGCCCAGCGTAAACGACCATGTGAGTTTGGATCTTCATCTGTAA
- the LOC114405244 gene encoding 26S proteasome regulatory subunit 6A homolog, with amino-acid sequence MVSAMVEDANFEDDQLANMTIDDIVRASRLLNNEIRILKEELQRTNLTLESYKDKIKENQEKIKLNKQLPYLVGDIVEVPILFVSLFCML; translated from the exons ATGGTGAGCGCGATGGTAGAGGATGCGAACTTCGAAGATGACCAGCTCGCGAATATGACCATCGACGACATTGTCAGAGCTTCTCGTCTTCTCAACAACGAGATTCGCATCCTTAAG GAAGAGTTGCAGAGGACCAATTTGACATTGGAATCATACAAGGACAAGATCAAGGAGAATCAGGAGAAGATTAAGCTCAATAAGCAGTTGCCCTACCTCGTTGGTGACATCGTTGAGGTACCTATATTGTTTGTTTCTCTGTTTTGCATGTTGTAG
- the LOC114405522 gene encoding dirigent protein 21-like, producing the protein MAKSKTFMLSILRIALALLFSSFAAAEEEPRFDRNLSPKSLGLRKEKLTHLRFYMHDVMSGPKPTAVKIAEAQMANTSSSFFGLLDMADDPLTAGPEPESKLVGKGQGMFGFADQNELGLVMLFNFAFTEGKYNGSTLSMLGRNMVLTAVREMPIVGGSGVFRFARGYAQAKTHTLDAKTGDAVVEFNVYVFHY; encoded by the coding sequence ATGGCCAAGTCCAAAACCTTCATGCTTAGTATTTTGCGCATTGCCCTCGCCCTCCTCTTCTCCTCATTCGCAGCAGCAGAAGAAGAACCTCGTTTCGATCGAAACTTGTCTCCGAAATCTCTGGGTCTCCGAAAGGAGAAGCTCACCCACCTTCGCTTCTACATGCACGACGTTATGAGCGGGCCAAAGCCCACGGCGGTCAAGATAGCCGAGGCCCAGATGGCCAACACTTCCTCCTCATTTTTCGGACTCCTGGACATGGCCGACGACCCGTTGACCGCGGGGCCCGAGCCTGAATCGAAACTGGTGGGAAAGGGCCAAGGAATGTTTGGCTTTGCGGACCAGAACGAGTTAGGGCTTGTGATGCTCTTCAACTTCGCGTTCACGGAAGGCAAATATAATGGCAGTACCCTAAGCATGTTGGGGCGGAACATGGTGCTCACCGCCGTGAGGGAAATGCCGATTGTTGGCGGGAGCGGGGTTTTCCGGTTTGCACGTGGCTATGCTCAGGCCAAGACTCACACTCTTGATGCCAAGACGGGGGATGCTGTTGTAGAGTTCAACGTTTACGTGTTCCATTATTAG